The following proteins are encoded in a genomic region of Nitrospiraceae bacterium:
- the fliQ gene encoding flagellar biosynthesis protein FliQ — MTTESVLSIGQEAIQTILLVAGPMLGLSLLVGLCVSAFQAMTQINEMTLTFLPKVATMFVVLLVTFPWMVEILVGFMTGVWARIPEFAQ; from the coding sequence ATGACAACTGAAAGTGTCCTGAGCATCGGTCAGGAGGCGATTCAAACAATCCTGCTTGTGGCGGGCCCAATGTTGGGTCTCAGCCTTCTGGTCGGACTCTGCGTGAGTGCCTTCCAAGCCATGACACAAATTAACGAAATGACCCTCACCTTTTTGCCAAAGGTGGCCACTATGTTTGTAGTGCTCTTGGTCACATTTCCCTGGATGGTGGAAATCCTCGTGGGATTCATGACGGGGGTATGGGCCAGGATACCCGAGTTTGCCCAATAA
- a CDS encoding flagellar biosynthetic protein FliO: MDLTHEALKMAGTLALVVLVLLGGLAWVRRAFGELPGRSGDPVMRILGGLRVGTGKHIMLVEVAGEVLVLGTTAREMTLLTTVADAGRIDRLRSIGNPLVGPLGSWLGQWTRQAFEKSEREAVTSGPSIRMSKRVAQVRGDEKS, translated from the coding sequence ATGGACCTTACCCATGAAGCGCTGAAAATGGCGGGCACCCTGGCCCTGGTAGTCCTGGTCCTTCTTGGAGGTTTAGCCTGGGTTCGCCGCGCGTTCGGGGAATTGCCCGGAAGGAGTGGTGATCCGGTGATGCGCATTTTAGGCGGACTCCGGGTCGGAACGGGAAAGCACATCATGCTCGTGGAGGTGGCCGGAGAGGTGTTGGTGTTGGGGACGACAGCCCGGGAGATGACGTTGCTGACGACCGTTGCGGATGCCGGCCGGATTGATCGGCTCCGCTCTATAGGGAATCCGCTCGTCGGGCCGCTAGGCAGCTGGTTGGGACAATGGACCAGGCAGGCATTTGAGAAGTCCGAGCGAGAAGCGGTGACCTCCGGACCGTCCATCCGAATGTCCAAACGCGTTGCACAGGTGAGGGGAGACGAGAAGTCGTGA
- the fliP gene encoding flagellar type III secretion system pore protein FliP (The bacterial flagellar biogenesis protein FliP forms a type III secretion system (T3SS)-type pore required for flagellar assembly.), translating to MSLVLGLPTSAFAQAPKDPAISLQVSGLDGTEPWTFGLRILFLLTALTLAPALLMLVTAFTRVVIVLGLLRQALGTMHAPPNQVMIGLAMFLTLFIMMPVWEQIRVEALNPLLEQQVTQEVALDRAKIPLRTFMLKQVREKDLTLFVEMAKVPHPQTPDDVPFHVLVPAFVTSELRTAFQIGFLIYVPFLVIDMIVASILMSMGMMMLPPIMISLPFKLVLFVLADGWFLVVGALMNSFQ from the coding sequence ATGAGTCTGGTCCTGGGGCTGCCGACCTCGGCTTTTGCCCAGGCCCCCAAGGATCCGGCAATCAGTTTACAGGTATCCGGATTGGACGGAACCGAACCATGGACGTTCGGGCTTCGTATCCTTTTTCTCCTGACGGCATTAACTCTTGCGCCGGCCCTGTTGATGTTGGTAACGGCATTTACACGCGTCGTGATTGTTCTGGGTCTTCTTCGGCAGGCGTTGGGGACCATGCATGCACCACCGAATCAGGTGATGATTGGATTGGCCATGTTTTTGACCCTGTTTATTATGATGCCGGTATGGGAGCAGATTCGGGTTGAGGCTCTTAATCCGCTCTTGGAACAGCAGGTGACACAGGAAGTGGCGCTTGATCGGGCCAAGATTCCGTTAAGAACGTTCATGCTGAAACAAGTACGGGAAAAGGATTTAACCCTGTTTGTGGAGATGGCGAAAGTTCCTCACCCTCAGACGCCCGATGATGTCCCGTTCCATGTCCTGGTGCCGGCGTTTGTTACCAGTGAATTGCGCACCGCGTTTCAAATTGGCTTTCTCATTTATGTGCCTTTTCTTGTCATCGATATGATTGTCGCCAGCATTTTAATGTCCATGGGTATGATGATGCTGCCACCGATCATGATTTCATTACCGTTTAAATTGGTGTTGTTTGTGTTGGCTGATGGATGGTTTTTGGTCGTGGGAGCGCTGATGAATAGTTTTCAATAA
- the fliN gene encoding flagellar motor switch protein FliN, with the protein MSEEDNIDMDTFDAEKEMMEALAQEAAAKEQNAAAKKQEVAASTSSHPPQLNTSHDQNLNRILDIPLVLSAQLGNTRMLIKDLLQLGPGSIVELDKLAGEPLEVLVNERLVARGEVVMVNEKFGIRLTDVISPTERVNKLR; encoded by the coding sequence ATGAGTGAAGAGGACAACATCGACATGGACACGTTTGATGCTGAGAAGGAAATGATGGAGGCGTTAGCGCAGGAAGCCGCTGCGAAAGAGCAGAACGCTGCCGCGAAAAAACAGGAGGTGGCGGCGAGTACCAGCAGTCACCCGCCACAATTAAATACGTCTCACGATCAGAACTTAAATCGTATCCTGGATATTCCGTTGGTGCTCTCGGCGCAATTGGGCAATACTCGCATGCTGATTAAGGACTTATTGCAGTTAGGACCGGGTTCCATTGTTGAATTGGATAAACTCGCCGGTGAACCGTTGGAAGTGTTGGTGAATGAACGGTTAGTCGCTCGTGGTGAGGTGGTGATGGTCAACGAAAAATTCGGCATCCGTCTCACCGATGTGATTAGCCCGACCGAGCGTGTGAATAAACTTCGATAA